ATAAAATTCGTTTAGTTCCTTTATGTTCATTTCCTTACGGCTTTTTTTAACTTCCTTCTTATTTTCCCTGAAAAAAGTAGTGATTGGTATTTCCTGCTCCTGATATAAAGCGGAAACTTGACTATTACCGTCCTTATCAAAGGCATATCCTTTTACTTTCTTCAATCTTATAATTCCTGGATCAAATTTTGCATTTTCTGCAAGAAATACTATTGGATAAGGATTATTTCCACGTTTATTTATAATCAGGAAATTCTTAGCCGTAGCTTTTTCATTATTTACTTCATCAATGTAAAATCCGAAACCTTTTTCCTCATTTGTCAAAAAAACTTTTTCTTCTGACAATGAACTTGGTTTTGAAGCTAGAATTTGTTTTGTCTGTGCATTTATATTTTTTAAGGCACGGGGATTTACATATATTTCAAGTCCTAAACCAATCAACGTCAATATTATTCCAAAAATAAATGCTGGCCGGATTATTCTAAAAAGTCCTATTCCAGAACCTTCCATTGCAACAATTTCATTCGTTTCTGAAAGTCCTCCATAAACAAGCATAACCCCAAGAAATGCTCCCATAGGTATTGTCTGCACAAGAACTCCCGGTATAGCATAAAATAGATAGTCTATTATAGATATAAATGGCAAATCACTTGCAAACAGACGTTCCATAACTTCCATTATCACATTTAACATCATAATAAATGTAAATATGCTAATTCCAAATATTGACGGCAAAAGAAGTGAATTGTAAATATATCTGTCAATTATTTTCATTTTTATCAATTTTCCTTTTTTATTTTTCTTTTTATCTTATAATCATTTTTTATTTCTGTACCAAGGTGTTTATTCAATATCTTTTGTTTTTTCAAATTTATCTGGTTTTGGATTTTTATAATTATTTAAAACGTCATTTATTACTTCTTTCTCTCTCTGGCTAACAACATATCTTTCCACATCATCTTTTATGAATTTTGGAAAAGAATCTGCAAATTTTAATGCATGTTTTGTCATAAACTGAACAGAAAGGCTTTTGTCCCTTATTTCACGTATTCTTTTACTTCCTATAGATCCTGTAATTACTGTAATATAAACAATAACTGCAACAAAGAATAACTCCATTATTCCAAATATCATTCCAGAAAATTTATCAAATCTTTTTATTTTTATACTTTTTAAAAATTTTCTATTGGCTATAAGAACGACAGAATAGACAATACATTGGACTAAAACTATAATAACAAAAATTTTTAACTGATTTTGAGGTTTAATTTTCTCTGAATTAAAAAAAAGTTTACAAATATAATTTGTTATAAAAATAATAAAAATATATTTAAACATATTGAAAAATTCCAAAGAGAATCCTCTTCTATATCCAAGAAAAATAAATATTATCAGTAAAACTATAAAGCCAATATCCAGCATCATTTTCCCTACCTCTATTTTTCCACATAAATTCTAGGTACTCTCTGACTTATTCCACATAAAATCTCATACGAAATAGTATTACATAAATCAGCAACCTCTACAACACTTATATTTTCACCAAAAAATTCTACGACATCGCCTTTTTTAGCTTCATTTTTCAATTCTTCAGGAAGTAAAATTATAAGCTGGTCCATACAGACACGTCCTACAATTTCACATTTATATCCTTTATAAAAAACATAGCCTTTATTTGACAAGTCACGCCTTACTCCATCAGCATATCCAATAGAAACTGTAGCATAGGTCTTTCCAGCTTTTCCTTTATAAGTATTTCCATAACTTATAAAGCTATCTTCCTTTAATGTCTTTATATAGCTAATTTTTGCAAAAAGAGACATTACTGGCTTAAATTTATACGGAGCTGTTTCTTCTCCTGTAACCCCTCCATAAAGTATAATTCCCACTCTCACAAAATCTTCTATGCTATCTTGAAACTTCAAAGTTCCAAAACTGTTGTGCAGATGTCTGTATTTTATTGATGATATTCCACTTGATATTTTTTCACACATTGCTTTAAATTTACTTTCCTGCAATTTTGTATAGTCTTTGTCACTATCCGATGATGAAAAATGCGAGAAAATTCCTATTGGATTAATATGACTGGCATTTTTAAGAATTTCATTCAGTTTTTCAGTCTCACTTTCCTGAAAGCCTACACGTCCCATTCCAGTATCTATCTTTATAAACACATCTGTAGTTTTCCCTTTTTCTTTTCCAGTTTTTTCCAAATATTCTATTTCCTCAAAATCTGTTACCATAAAATAAATATTTTTATCAGCAATCAAATCCATGTACTCATTTTCCACAGGTCCTAATATCAGCACCATAATATCATCATGAAGTTCTTTTATTTTAAGCGCTTCGTCACTTGTTGCAACTGCAAAATTCTTAATCCCTTTTTTTATAAGAGCATTACAAATTTGAAGCATCCCATGTCCATAAGCATCTGCTTTTATAACTGCTATTATTTTGTCTTTTACCACAATTTTTTTTATCTCATCAATATTGCTATACAAATTATTTATATTTATTTCTGCCCAGCATCGCATTTTTCAATTCACCTTCTAAATTTATCATTTTATTTTTGATTATACTAGCACTTTATCTTTTTCATCATATCCATTTACTGTTTTACCAGAACTTTTTATAACATCTTTAACTTTAGGCTCATTTTTACCTTTTTTCATTATATAAACCAAAGGACTTGCTACAAATACTGATGAATAAGTTCCAACAAGCATTCCTACAAATAGAGTCATGCTAAATGTTTTTAATGTATCTCCACCTAAAATCAGAAGTACAATTACTGAAAATAGAGTTGTCAATGAAGTATAAATTGATCTTGTAAACACTTGGTTTATCGATTTTTCTATCACTTCTCCAAATGATAATGTAACTTTATTTCTACCTTCCCTATTTCTTTTAATATTTTCACGAATCCTGTCAAATACAACAATTGTATCGTTAATCGAATATCCTAAAATCGTAAGAATTGCCGCAATAAATGGTGTATCTATCTCATATTTAAGCATTGCAATAACTCCAAAAGCAATTATTACGTCATGAACTAACGCCACAATGCCTGCCACTGCATAAATAAATTCAAATCTTACTGTAATATAGATGATAATCAAAATACTTCCAATTAACAATGCCTGAATTGCATTAGATGTTAATTCCTTACCAATTACCGCACCTACAGTTTCATTTTTCACAACTTCATATTTCCCAGTTTTTTTGCTTAATTCTGACATTATTTTTGTTTTTTGCGTATTATCAAGCTGTTCCGTTCTTATAATAACAGTATTGTCCGTATCTGAAAACTGAACTCTTTTAGCTTTTAATTTAGGAATTTCCCCAACTAGGCTGTTTAATGTCCCATTTACTGCATTCTGGTCAATTTTTTTATCATATTTTAACTGAATTAGCTCTCCACCTTTAAAATCTACACCAAGATTTAACTTTATTGCAAATAATGAAACTAGCGAAACTATAACCATTACTGCCGAAATTCCCAAATAAAGTTTTCTACGCTCTATTACTTTTAAATTAATCTTCATTCAAAGCTCCTTTCCAGAACAACTGCTCTCTTTTTATATTAAATGTTTTTATAAATAACTTTAATATTACTTTTGAAACAAATACTCCTGTAATTACAGTAGCCACTACCCCAAGCGACAATGTTACAGCAAATCCTTTAATCGGACCAGTTCCAAGAAAGAACAATACCGCTGCCACAAGTAATGTTGTTATATTTCCATCAATTATCGCAGGAAAGGCATTTTCATAACCTCTTTCAACCGCATCGTAAAGCGATTCTCCAAGCCGCAATTCTTCCTTTATTCTCTCATAAGTAATTACATTTGAGTCAACTGCCATACCAAGTGTAAGGATGAATCCTGCAATCCCAGGAAGCGTCAAAGCTGCGCCAATACCGCTAAGAAGTCCTAAAACTAAAACTCCATTTATTAAAAGCGCAATATCAGCAACAATTCCCGGTATTTTATAAATAGCAATCATAAATACTGAAATTACACCTAAGGCAATTAGCCCAGCTATCCCAGTCTGTCTTATCGAATCTACTCCAAGTGTCGCTCCAACCGTTCTATTTTCAACAATTTTAATTTCCACAGGCAATGCCCCTGATTTTAACAAATTTGCAAGATTGTTTGCTTCTTCCATTGAAAATCTTCCAGTTATAATTCCGCTTCCACCGTTAATTTCACTGTTAATTGTAGGGGCTGACTGTTCTTTATTATCAAGCATTATTGCCAATTGCTTCCCAATATTTTCCCTTGTAATCTTAGCAAAAGTATTTGCTCCCTGTGAATTTAATTCAAAACTTACAGAAGGCATTCCAACCTGATCCCTAGACACTCCTGCTGATTTTAATGCAGAACCTTCCAATAAAACAGGCCCGTAAGAACCATCCTTATTTTTT
This is a stretch of genomic DNA from Leptotrichia hofstadii. It encodes these proteins:
- a CDS encoding CvpA family protein — encoded protein: MMLDIGFIVLLIIFIFLGYRRGFSLEFFNMFKYIFIIFITNYICKLFFNSEKIKPQNQLKIFVIIVLVQCIVYSVVLIANRKFLKSIKIKRFDKFSGMIFGIMELFFVAVIVYITVITGSIGSKRIREIRDKSLSVQFMTKHALKFADSFPKFIKDDVERYVVSQREKEVINDVLNNYKNPKPDKFEKTKDIE
- the alr gene encoding alanine racemase, whose product is MRCWAEININNLYSNIDEIKKIVVKDKIIAVIKADAYGHGMLQICNALIKKGIKNFAVATSDEALKIKELHDDIMVLILGPVENEYMDLIADKNIYFMVTDFEEIEYLEKTGKEKGKTTDVFIKIDTGMGRVGFQESETEKLNEILKNASHINPIGIFSHFSSSDSDKDYTKLQESKFKAMCEKISSGISSIKYRHLHNSFGTLKFQDSIEDFVRVGIILYGGVTGEETAPYKFKPVMSLFAKISYIKTLKEDSFISYGNTYKGKAGKTYATVSIGYADGVRRDLSNKGYVFYKGYKCEIVGRVCMDQLIILLPEELKNEAKKGDVVEFFGENISVVEVADLCNTISYEILCGISQRVPRIYVEK
- the secF gene encoding protein translocase subunit SecF, coding for MKINLKVIERRKLYLGISAVMVIVSLVSLFAIKLNLGVDFKGGELIQLKYDKKIDQNAVNGTLNSLVGEIPKLKAKRVQFSDTDNTVIIRTEQLDNTQKTKIMSELSKKTGKYEVVKNETVGAVIGKELTSNAIQALLIGSILIIIYITVRFEFIYAVAGIVALVHDVIIAFGVIAMLKYEIDTPFIAAILTILGYSINDTIVVFDRIRENIKRNREGRNKVTLSFGEVIEKSINQVFTRSIYTSLTTLFSVIVLLILGGDTLKTFSMTLFVGMLVGTYSSVFVASPLVYIMKKGKNEPKVKDVIKSSGKTVNGYDEKDKVLV
- the secD gene encoding protein translocase subunit SecD, which produces MQNKKSHYVWLLLVIFVPALILYFNKVKLGLDLRGGTSVVLQAQGKIEADTMSKVRNIIERRVNSIGVAEPVIQLSGNDKLIVELAGIKDPQKAIELIGTTAKLEFRIKNKDGSYGPVLLEGSALKSAGVSRDQVGMPSVSFELNSQGANTFAKITRENIGKQLAIMLDNKEQSAPTINSEINGGSGIITGRFSMEEANNLANLLKSGALPVEIKIVENRTVGATLGVDSIRQTGIAGLIALGVISVFMIAIYKIPGIVADIALLINGVLVLGLLSGIGAALTLPGIAGFILTLGMAVDSNVITYERIKEELRLGESLYDAVERGYENAFPAIIDGNITTLLVAAVLFFLGTGPIKGFAVTLSLGVVATVITGVFVSKVILKLFIKTFNIKREQLFWKGALNED
- a CDS encoding LptF/LptG family permease: MKIIDRYIYNSLLLPSIFGISIFTFIMMLNVIMEVMERLFASDLPFISIIDYLFYAIPGVLVQTIPMGAFLGVMLVYGGLSETNEIVAMEGSGIGLFRIIRPAFIFGIILTLIGLGLEIYVNPRALKNINAQTKQILASKPSSLSEEKVFLTNEEKGFGFYIDEVNNEKATAKNFLIINKRGNNPYPIVFLAENAKFDPGIIRLKKVKGYAFDKDGNSQVSALYQEQEIPITTFFRENKKEVKKSRKEMNIKELNEFYKQNIKNPEEKETALKAQVEIYQRLIGPFASTFLCWLGVLLSVGHRRSGRGISFGISLIVIFGYIGMASYAKIMVLKNNVPANIAMWVPNFVLFIMCIYFSIKKYKGN